A region of Arabidopsis thaliana chromosome 5, partial sequence DNA encodes the following proteins:
- a CDS encoding Thioredoxin superfamily protein (Thioredoxin superfamily protein; FUNCTIONS IN: electron carrier activity, arsenate reductase (glutaredoxin) activity, protein disulfide oxidoreductase activity; INVOLVED IN: cell redox homeostasis; LOCATED IN: cellular_component unknown; EXPRESSED IN: 18 plant structures; EXPRESSED DURING: 10 growth stages; CONTAINS InterPro DOMAIN/s: Glutaredoxin-like, plant II (InterPro:IPR011905), Thioredoxin fold (InterPro:IPR012335), Glutaredoxin (InterPro:IPR002109), Glutaredoxin subgroup (InterPro:IPR014025), Thioredoxin-like fold (InterPro:IPR012336); BEST Arabidopsis thaliana protein match is: Thioredoxin superfamily protein (TAIR:AT4G15680.1); Has 1807 Blast hits to 1807 proteins in 277 species: Archae - 0; Bacteria - 0; Metazoa - 736; Fungi - 347; Plants - 385; Viruses - 0; Other Eukaryotes - 339 (source: NCBI BLink).), with translation MDMITKMVMERPVVIYSKSSCCMSHTIKTLLCDFGANPAVYELDEISRGREIEQALLRLGCSPAVPGVFIGGELVGGANEVMSLHLNGSLIPMLKRAGALWV, from the coding sequence ATGGATATGATAACGAAGATGGTGATGGAGAGACCGGTGGTGATTTACAGCAAGAGCTCTTGCTGTATGTCTCACACGATCAAGACTTTGCTCTGCGATTTCGGAGCAAATCCAGCGGTTTACGAGCTGGATGAGATATCTAGAGGGAGGGAGATCGAGCAGGCGTTGTTGCGGCTCGGGTGTAGCCCCGCAGTTCCGGGCGTTTTCATTGGTGGAGAGTTGGTCGGTGGAGCCAACGAGGTCATGAGTCTACATCTTAACGGATCCTTGATTCCCATGCTTAAGCGGGCTGGTGCATTGTGGGTTTGA
- a CDS encoding Galactose oxidase/kelch repeat superfamily protein (Galactose oxidase/kelch repeat superfamily protein; CONTAINS InterPro DOMAIN/s: Galactose oxidase/kelch, beta-propeller (InterPro:IPR011043), Kelch repeat type 1 (InterPro:IPR006652), Kelch repeat type 2 (InterPro:IPR011498), Kelch-type beta propeller (InterPro:IPR015915); BEST Arabidopsis thaliana protein match is: acyl-CoA binding protein 4 (TAIR:AT3G05420.1); Has 9365 Blast hits to 4668 proteins in 321 species: Archae - 14; Bacteria - 334; Metazoa - 3669; Fungi - 969; Plants - 2222; Viruses - 6; Other Eukaryotes - 2151 (source: NCBI BLink).): protein MFSFSKRRMRLGRVKKVQLSDSVQGYKSPLRVTKRADSSSNEAAVAATSYSDELDFQPSSGNSENWMVLSVNGEKPAPRFNHAAATIGNKMIVVGGESGSGLLDDVQVLNFDSCTWSTASSKVYLSPSSLPLMIPAWKGHCLVSWGKKVLLVGGKTDPSSDRVSVWAFDTDSECWSLMDAKGDLPVSRSGHTVVRASSVLILFGGEDSKKRKLNDLHMFDLKSSTWLPLNCTGTRPCARSHHVATLFDDKILFVFGGSGKNKTLNDLYSLDFETMVWSRIKIRGFHPSPRAGSCGVLCGTKWYITGGGSRKKRHAETLVFDILKVEWSVASISSQSSVTSNKGFSLVLLQHKDKDFLVAFGGTKKDPSNQVDAFTIDKNKSESPTHPQTTSKKNPGRLLFGKRSSSSAVLTSDESVKASSQRLIDSVARQKLASAIEEHGGSGRRSLSEIAFGDHRNPPSGNVSLRKQFSTEEEYRAVIEPAKCSEEDISVPPPTTDDNTGGAKITAEKTLSMVSDREILSLQKQCSETYPLENVDGALIFQEMDNINFAGSASSSSVYQFHEAKMTALIRRNGILEGQLEAALAGREAAERNVSVALRSKQETDKKLSDAMRDVELLKEKLTGLELAQEEANSLSNMVHSDNVRLEHDVAFLKAVLDDTQKELHSTRGVLAGERARAFQLQVEVFHLKQRLQSLENRAATPRKPFHV from the exons ATGTTCAGCTTTTCAAAGAGGCGCATGAGACTTGGCAG AGTTAAGAAGGTACAGCTCTCGGATTCTGTTCAAGGATATAAGAGTCCTTTACGAGTGACCAAACGCGCTGATAGCTCTAGT AATGAAGCTGCTGTTGCTGCAACTAGTTATTCTGATGAACTTGATTTCCAGCCTTCATCAGGGAATTCCGAAAATTGGATGGTGTTATCGGTTAATGGCGAAAAACCCGCTCCACGCTTTAAT CATGCAGCGGCGACTATTGGGAACAAAATGATAGTAGTTGGTGGAGAGTCTGGTAGTGGCTTGTTGGATGATGTACAG GTGCTTAACTTTGATTCATGTACATGGTCCACCGCATCTTCAAAAGTTTACTTATCGCCGAGTAGTCTTCCTCTCATGATCCCTGCTTGGAAAGGCCATTGCTTG GTCTCTTGGGGTAAAAAAGTGCTGTTGGTGGGTGGAAAAACAGATCCTAGCAGTGATAGAGTTTCAG TGTGGGCATTTGATACTGATTCGGAATGCTGGTCACTAATGGATGCAAAAGGAGACTTACCG GTCAGTCGCAGCGGTCACACAGTGGTGAGGGCTAGTTCGGTATTGATACTATTCGGTGGTGAAGACTCTAAGAAGAGGAAACTAAACGATCTTCATATGTTTGATCTCAAATCATCCACATGGCTTCCTCTTAATTGCAC aggaacaCGGCCGTGTGCAAGGTCACATCATGTAGCCACGTTATTCGACGACAAAATTCTGTTTGTGTTTGGAGGTTCGGGCAAGAACAAAACACTAAATGACTTATACTCACTCGACTTTGAAACG ATGGTATGGTCAAGAATAAAGATAAGAGGATTTCACCCATCACCAAGAGCGGGTAGTTGTGGAGTTCTTTGCGGTACTAAATGGTATATAACCGGAGGAGGAAGCAGAAAGAAGA GACATGCGGAAACATTGGTCTTCGATATCCTTAAGGTCGAGTGGTCTGTAGCAAGCATCTCCTCTCAATCTTCTGTCACATCCAACAAG GGATTTAGTCTAGTTCTTCTGCAACACAAGGATAAAGATTTCCTTGTAGCTTTTGGAGGAACGAAAAAAGATCCTTCAAATCAG GTCGATGCTTTTACCATTGACAAGAACAAGAGTGAATCACCAACACATCCGCAAACAACTTCCAAGAAAAACCCCGGCCGGTTACTGTTTGGAAAAAGATCTTCTTCCTCGGCAGTTTTAACCTCTGATGAATCGGTTAAAGCCTCTTCACAGAGGCTGATTGATTCAGTTGCCAGACAGAAACTTGCTTCAGCCATTGAAGAGCATGGTGGCTCTGGTAGAAGGTCTTTATCAGAGATTGCTTTCGGTGATCATCGTAACCCACCTTCTGGAAATGTCTCTTTGCGTAAACAGTTTAGCACCGAAGAGGAATACAGAGCGGTGATTGAACCCGCAAAGTGTTCAGAAGAAGACATTTCCGTGCCTCCTCCG ACCACAGATGACAATACTGGAGGAGCAAAGATTACAGCAGAGAAAACACTTTCTATGGTTTCTGACCGTGAAATCTTAAGTCTCCAGAAGCAATGCTCTGAAACATATCCTTTAGAAAACGTTGATGGCGCCTTGATATTCCAAGAAATGGATAATATCAACTTTGCAGGATCAGCGTCCTCATCGAGCGTGTACCAATTCCATGAAGCGAAAATGACGGCTCTTATAAGAAGAAATGGGATTCTGGAAGGGCAGTTAGAAGCAGCATTGGCGGGAAGAGAGGCGGCTGAGAGGAATGTGTCGGTTGCGTTGAGGAGCAAACAAGAGACTGATAAAAAGTTATCTGACGCCATGAGAGATGTTGAATTGCTTAAGGAGAAGCTGACCGGGTTAGAGCTCGCTCAAGAGGAAGCTAATAGTTTGTCAAACATGGTTCACTCCGACAATGTCAGGCTTGAGCATGATGTAGCGTTCCTCAAAGCTGTCCTAGACGATACACAAAAG GAGTTGCATTCAACAAGAGGAGTTCTTGCAGGAGAAAGAGCAAGAGCGTTCCAGTTGCAG GTTGAAGTGTTTCATCTGAAGCAAAGATTACAATCTCTAGAGAACAGAGCTGCTACACCCAGAAAGCCTTTCCATGTCTAA